Part of the Leptodactylus fuscus isolate aLepFus1 chromosome 6, aLepFus1.hap2, whole genome shotgun sequence genome, gatagatagatagataggagatagatagatagatagataggagatagatagatagataggagatagatagatagatagatagatgatagataggagatagatagatagatgatagatagatagatagatagatagatagatagataggagatagatagatagatagatagataggagatagatagataggagatagataatagatagataaatagatagataggagatagatagatagatagatagatagatagatagatagatagatagataggagatagatagatagatagataggagatagatagatagatagatagatagatagatagataatagataggagatagattgataatagatagatagatagatagatagatagatagatgatagataggagatagatagatagatagatagatagatagatagataggagatagatagatagatagatagataggagatagatagatagatagatagatagatagatagacaggtagatagatagatagatagatagatagatagatagatagataggagatagatagatagatagatagatagatagatagatagataggagatattagATAGATTTGTTTGAGAATCATTGTTTTCTCTCAGCTTTTATTTCCAGGATAGATAATTCTCTGATATTTCCACTATGGGTCTATCAAACCTTTTATTGTCCTTTTCTCCATTTTCCCACATCAGAGAAACACCTTCCAGGCCGTCCTCACTACTGATGGTTTCCATTATATCGCCATCTTAAATTACGGTGACATCCAGTGGACAACTGGAACTGCCAGTAATGGAAACCCTATGACTGGGACGGGTGGGACCCCTGCTCAGGTAGGTCAAGACAAGTGGCAAGTGTCTTCTTTAGTAAATACtaaggttgagcaattgggattggaaaagatcggattccgaacggtgatcgagtaaatttcacgatcgcgatcggaattccgatgtcgatcttttccggcggaatcgaggttggaggttatctcaaaatCGTCTCAACCCGATCCatttatatatcattaatagggtttagcgattgggatcgggaaagagccgattccgatcggtgatcgagtaaatttcacaatcgcggtcagctggaaaatgatcagaaataggattttaaaatcaatcctgaaatctcaagatcagctcaaccccagtaAATATCAACTCCTCTGTGTTACCGCCACCTGCTGGCGATCTTTGGTATTTCAGCCACAGTCTAGATGAtagttttatactgtatattctccaGTTATGTCAATTTGGTGTCACATGTCCAGTGGAATCTCATAAGAATAAAGTAATAGAGACTTGTTATTACCCATTCATAGGCTGGATTTAACAGCGGAGATGAGACTAATTACTTTAACATCCCTGGCTCCAGAACTGATGCGGTGCTGTACATTGCGTCCACAACCAATGTCGACTACCGTGGCCGATGGGTGTTCGAGGTCAATAACTTTAAGGTTCCCGGAGGCTGCGTTTATaaaggtatctatctatctatctatctatctatctatctatctatctatctatctgattatctatctatctatctatctatctatctatctatctatctatctatctatctcctatctatgtatctatctatctatctcctatctatctatctatgtatcatctatctatctatctacctatctatctatctatctatctcctatctatctatctatctcctatctatctatctatctatctacctatctatctatctcctatctatctatctatctatctatctatctatctatctatctcctatctatctatctatctatctatctcctatctatctatttcctatctatctatctatctatctatctcctatctatctatttcctatctatctatctatctcctatctatctatctatctatctatctcttatctatctatctatctatctatctatctcctatctatctatctatctatctatttatctatctgattatctatctatctatctatctatctatctatctcctatctatgtatctatctatctagctcctatctatctatgtatcatctatctatctatctatctatctatctatctatctatctatctcctatctatctatctatctatctcctatctatctatctacctatctatctatctatctatctatctatctcctatttatctatctatctatctatctatctatctatctatctcctatctatctatctatctatctatctatctatctcctatctatctatttcctatctatctatctatctatctatctatctatctatctatctcctatctatctatctatctatctatctatctatctatctatcttctatctatctatctatctatctatcttctatctatctatctatctatctatctcctatctatctcctatctatctatctatctatctatctatctatctatctatctcctatctatctatctatctatctcctatctatctatctatctatctatctatctatctatctatctcctatctatctatctatctatctatcatctatctatctcctatctatctatctatctatctatccatctcctatctatctatctatctatctatcatctatctatcttctatctatctatctctctatctcctatctatctatctatctatctatctatctatctatctatctatcatctatctatcatctatctatctatctatctatctatctatctatctatctatcatctatctatcttctatctatctatctatctatctatctatctcctatctatctatctatctatctatctatctatctcctatctatctatctatctatctatctatctatctcttatctatctcagTCGTCCTTTCCCTTACAATGTTCTCTGTCTCTTCAGCAAACTTTGCTAAAGAAGGAGAAGATTTCTGGACAGAAGAAGTCTGCAGCACTAAGTGCTCGTGTAAGGATGGCAGGGTGTCCTGTGTGGAGGAGGTCTGCCCCGAGCACAGCACCTGCGAAGCCTCAGGATCCTTCTTCACCTGCAAGATCGAGGAGAAGAAATGCCACTAATATGTCTGACCTCCCCAGCGTCCTGACGTCACCCGCCTTAGTATCTTAGTTCCGAGTGCAATATCAAAACTAGTGGAAAACACTTCATTTCCCCTATGACAAGGCCTACAGCAACCAACCCATAGAGAGGTGCGGAGGCTGAGCTCATGCTGTGGACCTATATGGCGGAGACCCCTTTATAATCTATAGCACCCCTCTGTACACCCCATGTGCCCCcctgattggttgctttgggaTATCACACCGAAATATCTGTCATACATGAGACACATAACATGTAATAAGTAGATGTAGAGCATCATGTGATCAATAAAAGGCTTCTGACAAGACGTCTGAATATTCACTTCGGTTCCTTGGCCTCCCTCCCCTGTAGTAACCGTATACTCCTGGTATATTAGACTCTCATACTATGGTTAGTTCTAGTCTTTCATTTTCACATTTGGTAAGTCTGGTTGCCTAGCCACCTCTTTACTTCCTGCCTGGGTGACTACCACTTGGGCACTTGTTACCAGGAAGTGAAGCGGTCACAGGAAGTTCCATGAGCTCTATCGTTGGCTGCCTCTCTGTTCTGCACAGACTTGTTGGAGGTCTCTTTGGATCAGGAAACAAGAAGTCGGTAATACTATAAAGGTTTTGGAGagatgtataaggcctggttcacatctgcactcggtattccgaactcagatgtgaaccgggactaAGCTTACCATACACTCACATGTGCAGGCTATATCCTGCCCCTACTGGCAAGATGTGTGAACTGCAAGAGCCTACACAAAAATAGTCTTATAACAGTTGGGACGGGAAAAGCTGAGTCTGCAAATTTTTGCTGCAATCTAATATTACAGATAGGAGATACATCagtacacccctccccccaaggcctgactacgactacacactataaaaatcaataaaattgCACATCATGAAAACCAGCTCAGGCCATGGATCATATAGAGCACGACTTTCACAATACAcaactttttaaaaaactttattaCATTTTTGTCATAGATTACAGATAAAACAGGAACAGGTATAGAAATTGCAGCTATAGGGGACACGCTGGTAGTAATATCCTAAAGGCCTcgctacaacataagaagacaccagtgttaTAGATAGCGGATGGTAAATTGGGGCCCTGTTACACATATTACATTGGGGCCCTGGAGCTAAAGGTATGCCCCTGCAGTAGAGCCACCCTAAATCCTTCTCCCCCCACTGTGTATGACCATTCCAACCCTTCAGCTCCCCCATTATGAGCTAGTACTTATAAATACCCCAACACCATTTAATATGTTCCACAATGGCCCACACAGCatgatatgttccacagtggaccCGTatggtataatatactccacagtggcccctacatggtataatatgttccaaattggcccccacacagtagaatctgctccacagtggtcatcacacaatataatatgctccacagtggcccatacagtataatatactccacagtggcccctacacggtataatatgctccacagtggcccacacagtataatatgctccacagtggcccacacagtataatatgctccacagtggcccccacacagtagaatctgctccacagtggccctcacacaatataatatgctccacagtggcccctacacggtataatatgctctacagtggccccacaaagtataatatgctccacagtggcccacacagtataatatgctccacagtggccccccacacagtagaatctgctccacagtggccctcacacaatataatatgctccacagtggcccctacacggtataatatgctctacagtggccccacaaagtataatatgctccacagtggccctcacacaatataatatgctccacagtggcctacacagtataatatactctacagtggcccctacacggtataatatgctccacagtggcccatacaatataatatactccacagtggcccctacacggtatagggacctatctataacacatactgtataataatctTAGGGCCCTTAGGAAtctttctataatacatagtgtagaacatagGTCAGTAATAGAGAggagcgagtattattcgattgaatacctcccgcCATaggtgtaagcggccgaacaccaaggggttaagcgcatcgaatattggatatatataaggttgtctatggggcccagtctttattAGTGACGCCCCTGAGTGAATACTAGGGAGGGTACTTAGACAATGCCCTTAGGGGTGGCCTAAAGTCAAACTTTTTGGGGGGACACAGCGGACCCCTATTCTACTGACTGTGCCCAATTCGGTTTATGCTGCATGGACTGCCAGAAAGAAGCTTCAGATTGAGGCCTGGCTTACTGCAGCagtcactaccgggccctggaggATGAGGAGGCCCGGTACTAATTTATCTCCAGGACTATACGCtggacatggtaagtggggggccCTGATACAGATTATATGTaccgtagcaaccaatcacagcgcatctTTCATTTTTCAAGGGCGGAATACGAAGTGAAAGTTGCTCTGTGATTGGATGTTAAGTTCTTAAGCTTTTtcacaaattaaagggattgtccagtttataATGTTGATGAGATATCGTTAATCCCTTCCTGACATTATCCATGCTGTTATGGTGAATgaatatggcggctgctcagcTCCCGGTGTATTGTTTGCGGTTCTCTGCGCTGATCCTGGACATTTCATCTTCGGCACCTTGGCCAAAGCCGATTGAGACACCATTTTTGTGAAGGTGTAcaggcgccgccattttcctgtagatcACTGGCACCCGGGCCGACGATCAGCTGCCATGACAGTCGTTTTACtgtttttaataaaaaagtatcaaagcaatagacattccccaaaatggtagaactaaaaaatgTATCTGACCCCGCAAATAACCCCAAAAAAACACGTCCTACGCACGGAAATGTAAAAAAgtgacgggtgtcagaatatggcgtctACGAGAAAGGAAAGAAATTGtgtaaagttttggatttttagtaACGGGTTAaagcatagaaaaaaaaactataaatttggtatcgctggaATCggaccaacccatagaatacaggggacaggtcatctGTGGCCGCACAGTGAATTCCAGTTTgtaatatggatgacctatccttaaaggggttatccagtttctta contains:
- the LOC142210137 gene encoding alpha-tectorin-like; the encoded protein is MDIVGRNNDEDVLYPYGPAEGDKETPSEDDGTSGEVPLSIEFNFFGKNYKSLYVNNNGLISFSMEVSQYTPDAFPLTKGQSFVTPFWGDVDNDLGGTVYYRESTEPELLGQISQDMEKHLPNLHFKATWAFVATWDKVAYYGSASQKRNTFQAVLTTDGFHYIAILNYGDIQWTTGTASNGNPMTGTGGTPAQAGFNSGDETNYFNIPGSRTDAVLYIASTTNVDYRGRWVFEVNNFKVPGGCVYKANFAKEGEDFWTEEVCSTKCSCKDGRVSCVEEVCPEHSTCEASGSFFTCKIEEKKCH